One genomic segment of Erysipelotrichaceae bacterium 66202529 includes these proteins:
- a CDS encoding ATP-binding cassette domain-containing protein, producing the protein MKQITLNKVCFAYDTDWILEDLNLTIQQGDGCILLTGKNGAGKSTLLNVLCGFLPLDYGTIERTEMTIGYLPFSHPLYRHLTVLENLRYFYRSFHGKNLNLQDKAVQEVLQALSIDYLEQRIDQCSSGQEQKAGIACILLSNADMIIMDEPFVAIDAKSSECLCELIRKKSQDTVFLITSHTAAGIVPIADRLLVLDGHRLILDTKNHMEITQFFQLEEDAV; encoded by the coding sequence ATGAAACAGATCACGCTGAATAAGGTATGCTTTGCCTATGATACGGACTGGATTTTGGAGGATTTGAATCTTACCATACAGCAAGGGGATGGCTGCATTCTGCTGACTGGTAAAAACGGAGCCGGTAAAAGTACACTTCTGAATGTGCTTTGCGGATTTCTTCCTTTAGATTATGGCACCATTGAGCGAACAGAAATGACGATTGGCTATCTGCCGTTTTCGCATCCCCTGTATCGGCATCTGACGGTACTGGAAAATCTGCGTTATTTTTACCGTTCCTTTCATGGCAAAAATCTAAACTTACAGGATAAGGCAGTGCAGGAGGTTCTGCAGGCGCTATCCATTGATTATCTGGAGCAACGCATTGATCAGTGCAGCTCCGGGCAAGAACAGAAAGCGGGGATTGCCTGCATTCTGCTCAGTAATGCGGATATGATTATCATGGATGAGCCGTTTGTTGCCATTGATGCGAAAAGCAGTGAATGCCTGTGTGAGCTGATTCGTAAGAAATCTCAGGATACAGTATTCCTGATTACCAGTCACACTGCAGCCGGTATTGTACCGATAGCTGACCGTTTGCTTGTCCTGGATGGTCATCGGCTGATACTAGATACCAAAAACCATATGGAAATCACACAATTCTTCCAGCTGGAGGAGGATGCGGTATGA
- a CDS encoding MerR family transcriptional regulator, with product MRIQEVVCITGLSRKAINLYEKKGLLHIARDESGYRCYTQEHVRMLMLIKILRRMDVSLADMQLLLQEKKLQLLDTQREQLEKKLAQCELQNFYMEKVAGLLEEKNTELLQTVDQEMEAAWQDIQEPQSAKYSVSSFIVVEVMLATLLLDNEYMPYPVIGFLLLGHVFYVIGRASSRLESPLDYLLFLGIRRLRSLYEERRGQNETDHAE from the coding sequence ATGAGGATTCAGGAGGTTGTATGTATAACCGGATTAAGTAGGAAAGCAATCAATTTGTATGAGAAGAAAGGGTTGCTGCATATTGCAAGGGATGAGAGCGGATACCGCTGTTACACACAGGAGCATGTCCGAATGCTGATGCTCATAAAAATATTGCGCAGAATGGATGTGTCACTTGCGGATATGCAGCTGCTGTTACAGGAAAAGAAGCTGCAGCTACTGGATACGCAAAGGGAGCAGCTGGAAAAAAAGCTCGCACAATGTGAGCTGCAAAATTTTTATATGGAAAAAGTTGCAGGACTTTTGGAGGAGAAGAATACAGAGCTTCTCCAGACTGTAGATCAGGAGATGGAAGCAGCGTGGCAAGATATCCAGGAACCACAGTCTGCTAAGTATAGCGTATCTTCCTTTATTGTAGTGGAGGTCATGCTTGCGACACTTTTGCTTGATAATGAATATATGCCATATCCTGTCATTGGATTTCTGCTGCTTGGTCATGTGTTTTATGTCATCGGCAGAGCATCCTCCCGTCTGGAAAGTCCTTTAGACTATTTGTTATTTTTGGGAATTCGAAGACTGCGCAGCCTGTATGAGGAAAGGAGAGGGCAAAATGAAACAGATCACGCTGAATAA